A single region of the Equus przewalskii isolate Varuska chromosome 26, EquPr2, whole genome shotgun sequence genome encodes:
- the SLC2A8 gene encoding solute carrier family 2, facilitated glucose transporter member 8 isoform X3: MLLGGRLLTGLACGIASLVAPVYISEIAYPAVRGLLGSCVQLMVVTGILLAYLAGWVLEWRWLAVLGCVPPSFMLLLMCCMPETPRFLLTQHKRQEAMAALQFLWGSEQGWEEPPVRAEHQDFHLAQLRNPGIYKPFAIGILLMAFQQLSGINAVMFYAETIFEEAKFKESSLASVIVGIIQVLFTAVAALVMDRAGRRLLLALSGVIMVFSTSAFGAYFKLTQGPPSNSSHMDLLAPVSLEPAEASVGLAWLAVGSVCLFIIGFAVGWGPIPWLLMSEIFPLHVKGLATGVCVLTNWLMAFLVTKEFSSLMEVLRPYGAFWLASAFCILSVLFTLFCVPETKGKTLEQITAHFEGR; encoded by the exons ATGCTGCTCGGTGGCCGCCTCCTTACCGGCCTGGCCTGCGGCATTGCCTCGCTAGTGGCCCCG GTCTATATCTCTGAAATTGCCTACCCCGCAGTGCGGGGGCTGCTCGGCTCCTGTGTGCAGCTGATGGTCGTGACAGGCATCCTCCTAGCCTACCTGGCAG GCTGGGTCCTGGAGTGGCGCTGGctggctgtgctgggctgtgtgCCCCCCTCCTTCATGCTGCTGCTCATGTGCTGCATGCCCGAGACCCCACGCTTCTTGCTGACTCAGCACAAGCGCCAGGAAGCCATGGCTGCCCTGCAGTTCCTGTGGGGTTCCGAGCAGGGCTGGGAAGAGCCCCCTGTCAGGGCTGAGCACCAG GACTTCCACCTGGCCCAGCTGAGGAATCCTGGCATCTACAAGCCCTTCGCCATTGGCATTTTGCTGATGGCCTTCCAGCAGCTGTCGGGGATCAACGCTGTTATGTTCTATGCAGAGACCATCTTTGAGGAAGCCAAGTTCAAG GAGAGCAGCCTGGCCTCGGTCATCGTGGGCATCATCCAGGTGCTGTTCACGGCCGTGGCAGCCCTTGTCATGGACAGAGCTGGGCGGAGGCTGCTCCTGGCCTTGTCAG GTGTGATCATGGTGTTCAGCACCAGTGCCTTTGGTGCCTACTTCAAGCTGACGCAGGGTCCCCCCAGCAACTCCTCGCACATGGACCTCTTGGCGCCTGTCTCCTTGGAGCCCGCAGAGGCcagtgtggggctggcctggctggcGGTGGGCAGTGTGTGCCTCTTCATCATCG GCTTCGCTGTGGGCTGGGGACCCATCCCCTGGCTCCTCATGTCTGAGATCTTCCCTCTGCACGTCAAGGGCTTGGCCACTGGCGTCTGCGTCCTTACCAACTGGCTCATGGCCTTTCTGGTGACAAAAGAGTTCAGCAGCCTCATG GAGGTGCTCAGGCCCTACGGTGCCTTCTGGCTCGCATCTGCCTTCTGCATCCTCAGTGtccttttcactttgttctgTGTTCCTGAAACCAAAGGAAAGACTTTGGAACAAATCACAGCCCATTTTGAGGGGCGATGA
- the SLC2A8 gene encoding solute carrier family 2, facilitated glucose transporter member 8 isoform X1, with protein sequence MSGRPEQALAADMTPEDPEETQPLLGRPGGSAPRGRRVFLAAFAAALGPLSFGFALGYSSPAIPSLQRAGPPAPRLDAAAASWFGAIVTLGAAAGGVLGGWLVDRAGRKLSLLLCTVPFVAGFAIITAAQDVWMLLGGRLLTGLACGIASLVAPVYISEIAYPAVRGLLGSCVQLMVVTGILLAYLAGWVLEWRWLAVLGCVPPSFMLLLMCCMPETPRFLLTQHKRQEAMAALQFLWGSEQGWEEPPVRAEHQDFHLAQLRNPGIYKPFAIGILLMAFQQLSGINAVMFYAETIFEEAKFKESSLASVIVGIIQVLFTAVAALVMDRAGRRLLLALSGVIMVFSTSAFGAYFKLTQGPPSNSSHMDLLAPVSLEPAEASVGLAWLAVGSVCLFIIGFAVGWGPIPWLLMSEIFPLHVKGLATGVCVLTNWLMAFLVTKEFSSLMVSAGPDGLPSMEKRFSELLSLQKTLRRCSGPTVPSGSHLPSASSVSFSLCSVFLKPKERLWNKSQPILRGDDSAFP encoded by the exons ATGTCAGGGCGGCCGGAGCAGGCGTTGGCCGCGGACATGACGCCTGAGGACCCGGAGGAGACCCAGCCGCTCCTGGGGCGGCCCGGCGGCAG CGCTCCCCGCGGCCGCCGCGTCTTCCTCGCTGCCTTCGCCGCCGCCCTGGGCCCGCTCAGCTTCGGCTTCGCGCTCGGCTACAGCTCCCCCGCCATCCCGAGCCTGCAGCGCGCCGGGCCCCCGGCCCCGCGCCTCGACGCCGCCGCCGCATCCTGGTTCGGG gCCATCGTAACCCTGGGCGCCGCGGCGGGGGGCGTGCTGGGCGGCTGGCTCGTGGACCGCGCTGGCCGCAAACTGAGCCTCCTGCTCTGCACCGTGCCCTTCGTGGCCGGCTTTGCCATCATCACCGCGGCCCAGGACGTGTGGATGCTGCTCGGTGGCCGCCTCCTTACCGGCCTGGCCTGCGGCATTGCCTCGCTAGTGGCCCCG GTCTATATCTCTGAAATTGCCTACCCCGCAGTGCGGGGGCTGCTCGGCTCCTGTGTGCAGCTGATGGTCGTGACAGGCATCCTCCTAGCCTACCTGGCAG GCTGGGTCCTGGAGTGGCGCTGGctggctgtgctgggctgtgtgCCCCCCTCCTTCATGCTGCTGCTCATGTGCTGCATGCCCGAGACCCCACGCTTCTTGCTGACTCAGCACAAGCGCCAGGAAGCCATGGCTGCCCTGCAGTTCCTGTGGGGTTCCGAGCAGGGCTGGGAAGAGCCCCCTGTCAGGGCTGAGCACCAG GACTTCCACCTGGCCCAGCTGAGGAATCCTGGCATCTACAAGCCCTTCGCCATTGGCATTTTGCTGATGGCCTTCCAGCAGCTGTCGGGGATCAACGCTGTTATGTTCTATGCAGAGACCATCTTTGAGGAAGCCAAGTTCAAG GAGAGCAGCCTGGCCTCGGTCATCGTGGGCATCATCCAGGTGCTGTTCACGGCCGTGGCAGCCCTTGTCATGGACAGAGCTGGGCGGAGGCTGCTCCTGGCCTTGTCAG GTGTGATCATGGTGTTCAGCACCAGTGCCTTTGGTGCCTACTTCAAGCTGACGCAGGGTCCCCCCAGCAACTCCTCGCACATGGACCTCTTGGCGCCTGTCTCCTTGGAGCCCGCAGAGGCcagtgtggggctggcctggctggcGGTGGGCAGTGTGTGCCTCTTCATCATCG GCTTCGCTGTGGGCTGGGGACCCATCCCCTGGCTCCTCATGTCTGAGATCTTCCCTCTGCACGTCAAGGGCTTGGCCACTGGCGTCTGCGTCCTTACCAACTGGCTCATGGCCTTTCTGGTGACAAAAGAGTTCAGCAGCCTCATGGTGAGTGCAGGCCCTGATGGACTCCCCTCAATGGAGAAGCGCTTTTCAGAATTACTCTCATTGCAAAAGACCTTGAG GAGGTGCTCAGGCCCTACGGTGCCTTCTGGCTCGCATCTGCCTTCTGCATCCTCAGTGtccttttcactttgttctgTGTTCCTGAAACCAAAGGAAAGACTTTGGAACAAATCACAGCCCATTTTGAGGGGCGATGACAGCGCCTTCCCGTGA
- the ZNF79 gene encoding zinc finger protein 79 isoform X1, translating into MLEEGEPPSLDPALPQEESTGEEGMVAGLLTAGPHGSMPFGSVTEACTQEGWRHSVPAPQDRFKEGIPEKSRNLVLLGLPVSQAGMNSQLEQREGSWVLEGEGLRSPCPDQKIVSESPPKQDISGESFRDSSVEMPPGELGHRNSALGKSFNLRPVLSPQQKLATEVRPQKWETHRQSFRKEADVMKPHRAKPYACNECGKAFSYCSSLSQHQKSHTGEKPYECNECGKAFSQSSSLIQHQRIHTGEKPYRCGECGRAFSQNANLTKHQRTHTGEKPYKCGECEKAFGDCSALVQHQRIHTGEKPYECGDCGKAFRHSANLTNHQRTHTGEKPYKCSECGKAFSYCAAFIQHQRIHTGEKPYKCSMCGKAFSQSANLTNHQRTHTGERPYKCGECGKAFSQSTNLIIHQKTHTGEKPYQCNECGKYFSESSALIRHHIIHTGEKPYECNECGKAFNQSSSLSQHQRTHTGVKPYGCSECGKAFRCSSAFVRHQQLHAGE; encoded by the exons ATGCTGGAGGAAGGAG AGCCACCTTCTCTGGACCCTGCCCTTCCCCAAGAGGAAAGcacaggagaggaaggaatggTGGCTGGCCTCCTCACAGCTGGCCCCCAC GGATCCATGCCCTTCGGCAGTGTGACTGAAGCTTGTACCCAGGAGGGGTGGAGGCACTCGGTCCCTGCTCCGCAGGACAGGTTCAAGGAAGGGATACCAGAAAAGTCCAGAAACCTGGTCCTACTGG gacttccagtatccCAGGCTGGCATGAACTCTCAGTTGGAGCAAAGGGAAGGCTCGTGGGTGCTGGAGGGAGAAGGCCTAAGGAGTCCCTGTCCAG aCCAGAAGATTGTATCTGAATCACCACCCAAGCAAGACATTTCTGGAGAATCATTCCGAGACTCAAGTGTAGAGATGCCCCCTGGGGAGTTAGGTCACAGGAACAGTGCGCTGGGGAAGAGCTTCAATCTGAGACCAGTCCTCTCTCCACAACAGAAACTTGCCACAGAAGTGAGACCCCAGAAATGGGAAACACATAGACAGAGCTTCAGGAAGGAGGCAGACGTGATGAAACCTCACAGAGCAAAACCATACGCGTGTAACGAATGTGGCAAAGCCTTCAGTTACTGTTCTTCCCTTTCTCAGCATCAGAAGAgccacactggggagaagccaTACGAGTGCAacgaatgtgggaaggccttcagccAGAGCTCCTCTCTCATTCAGCACCAGAggattcacactggagagaagccttaCAGATGTGGTGAGTGCGGGAGAGCCTTCAGCCAGAATGCAAACCTCACCAAACACCAGCGGACGCACACTGGAGAAAAGCCCTACAAGTGCGGTGAGTGTGAGAAAGCCTTCGGTGACTGCTCTGCCCTCGTCcagcatcagagaattcacaccggagagaagccctatgaatgcgGCGACTGTGGGAAGGCCTTCCGACACAGTGCGAATCTCACAAACCACCAGAGGACTCACACGGGGGAGAAGCCCTACAAGTGCAGcgagtgtgggaaggccttcagttACTGTGCGGCGTTCATTCAGCATCAGAGAATCCACACAGGCGAGAAACCCTACAAGTGTAGCatgtgtgggaaggccttcagccAGAGCGCAAACCTCACTAACCATCAGAGgactcacactggagagagacCCTACAAGTGCGGcgagtgtgggaaggccttcagccAAAGTACGAATCTTATAATCCACCAAAAgacccacactggggagaagccgTATCAGTGTAACGAATGTGGGAAGTACTTCAGTGAGAGCTCAGCCCTCATTCGACATCACATCAttcacacaggagaaaaaccctACGAGTGCAATGAGTGTGGAAAGGCATTTAACCAGAGTTCATCCCTCAGTCAGcatcagagaactcacactgGTGTGAAGCCCTATGGATGTAGcgagtgtgggaaggccttcaggtGTAGCTCGGCCTTCGTTAGGCATCAGCAACTCCATGCTGGAGAGTAA
- the ZNF79 gene encoding zinc finger protein 79 isoform X3, translating into MNSQLEQREGSWVLEGEGLRSPCPDQKIVSESPPKQDISGESFRDSSVEMPPGELGHRNSALGKSFNLRPVLSPQQKLATEVRPQKWETHRQSFRKEADVMKPHRAKPYACNECGKAFSYCSSLSQHQKSHTGEKPYECNECGKAFSQSSSLIQHQRIHTGEKPYRCGECGRAFSQNANLTKHQRTHTGEKPYKCGECEKAFGDCSALVQHQRIHTGEKPYECGDCGKAFRHSANLTNHQRTHTGEKPYKCSECGKAFSYCAAFIQHQRIHTGEKPYKCSMCGKAFSQSANLTNHQRTHTGERPYKCGECGKAFSQSTNLIIHQKTHTGEKPYQCNECGKYFSESSALIRHHIIHTGEKPYECNECGKAFNQSSSLSQHQRTHTGVKPYGCSECGKAFRCSSAFVRHQQLHAGE; encoded by the exons ATGAACTCTCAGTTGGAGCAAAGGGAAGGCTCGTGGGTGCTGGAGGGAGAAGGCCTAAGGAGTCCCTGTCCAG aCCAGAAGATTGTATCTGAATCACCACCCAAGCAAGACATTTCTGGAGAATCATTCCGAGACTCAAGTGTAGAGATGCCCCCTGGGGAGTTAGGTCACAGGAACAGTGCGCTGGGGAAGAGCTTCAATCTGAGACCAGTCCTCTCTCCACAACAGAAACTTGCCACAGAAGTGAGACCCCAGAAATGGGAAACACATAGACAGAGCTTCAGGAAGGAGGCAGACGTGATGAAACCTCACAGAGCAAAACCATACGCGTGTAACGAATGTGGCAAAGCCTTCAGTTACTGTTCTTCCCTTTCTCAGCATCAGAAGAgccacactggggagaagccaTACGAGTGCAacgaatgtgggaaggccttcagccAGAGCTCCTCTCTCATTCAGCACCAGAggattcacactggagagaagccttaCAGATGTGGTGAGTGCGGGAGAGCCTTCAGCCAGAATGCAAACCTCACCAAACACCAGCGGACGCACACTGGAGAAAAGCCCTACAAGTGCGGTGAGTGTGAGAAAGCCTTCGGTGACTGCTCTGCCCTCGTCcagcatcagagaattcacaccggagagaagccctatgaatgcgGCGACTGTGGGAAGGCCTTCCGACACAGTGCGAATCTCACAAACCACCAGAGGACTCACACGGGGGAGAAGCCCTACAAGTGCAGcgagtgtgggaaggccttcagttACTGTGCGGCGTTCATTCAGCATCAGAGAATCCACACAGGCGAGAAACCCTACAAGTGTAGCatgtgtgggaaggccttcagccAGAGCGCAAACCTCACTAACCATCAGAGgactcacactggagagagacCCTACAAGTGCGGcgagtgtgggaaggccttcagccAAAGTACGAATCTTATAATCCACCAAAAgacccacactggggagaagccgTATCAGTGTAACGAATGTGGGAAGTACTTCAGTGAGAGCTCAGCCCTCATTCGACATCACATCAttcacacaggagaaaaaccctACGAGTGCAATGAGTGTGGAAAGGCATTTAACCAGAGTTCATCCCTCAGTCAGcatcagagaactcacactgGTGTGAAGCCCTATGGATGTAGcgagtgtgggaaggccttcaggtGTAGCTCGGCCTTCGTTAGGCATCAGCAACTCCATGCTGGAGAGTAA
- the SLC2A8 gene encoding solute carrier family 2, facilitated glucose transporter member 8 isoform X2, with protein sequence MSGRPEQALAADMTPEDPEETQPLLGRPGGSAPRGRRVFLAAFAAALGPLSFGFALGYSSPAIPSLQRAGPPAPRLDAAAASWFGAIVTLGAAAGGVLGGWLVDRAGRKLSLLLCTVPFVAGFAIITAAQDVWMLLGGRLLTGLACGIASLVAPVYISEIAYPAVRGLLGSCVQLMVVTGILLAYLAGWVLEWRWLAVLGCVPPSFMLLLMCCMPETPRFLLTQHKRQEAMAALQFLWGSEQGWEEPPVRAEHQDFHLAQLRNPGIYKPFAIGILLMAFQQLSGINAVMFYAETIFEEAKFKESSLASVIVGIIQVLFTAVAALVMDRAGRRLLLALSGVIMVFSTSAFGAYFKLTQGPPSNSSHMDLLAPVSLEPAEASVGLAWLAVGSVCLFIIGFAVGWGPIPWLLMSEIFPLHVKGLATGVCVLTNWLMAFLVTKEFSSLMEVLRPYGAFWLASAFCILSVLFTLFCVPETKGKTLEQITAHFEGR encoded by the exons ATGTCAGGGCGGCCGGAGCAGGCGTTGGCCGCGGACATGACGCCTGAGGACCCGGAGGAGACCCAGCCGCTCCTGGGGCGGCCCGGCGGCAG CGCTCCCCGCGGCCGCCGCGTCTTCCTCGCTGCCTTCGCCGCCGCCCTGGGCCCGCTCAGCTTCGGCTTCGCGCTCGGCTACAGCTCCCCCGCCATCCCGAGCCTGCAGCGCGCCGGGCCCCCGGCCCCGCGCCTCGACGCCGCCGCCGCATCCTGGTTCGGG gCCATCGTAACCCTGGGCGCCGCGGCGGGGGGCGTGCTGGGCGGCTGGCTCGTGGACCGCGCTGGCCGCAAACTGAGCCTCCTGCTCTGCACCGTGCCCTTCGTGGCCGGCTTTGCCATCATCACCGCGGCCCAGGACGTGTGGATGCTGCTCGGTGGCCGCCTCCTTACCGGCCTGGCCTGCGGCATTGCCTCGCTAGTGGCCCCG GTCTATATCTCTGAAATTGCCTACCCCGCAGTGCGGGGGCTGCTCGGCTCCTGTGTGCAGCTGATGGTCGTGACAGGCATCCTCCTAGCCTACCTGGCAG GCTGGGTCCTGGAGTGGCGCTGGctggctgtgctgggctgtgtgCCCCCCTCCTTCATGCTGCTGCTCATGTGCTGCATGCCCGAGACCCCACGCTTCTTGCTGACTCAGCACAAGCGCCAGGAAGCCATGGCTGCCCTGCAGTTCCTGTGGGGTTCCGAGCAGGGCTGGGAAGAGCCCCCTGTCAGGGCTGAGCACCAG GACTTCCACCTGGCCCAGCTGAGGAATCCTGGCATCTACAAGCCCTTCGCCATTGGCATTTTGCTGATGGCCTTCCAGCAGCTGTCGGGGATCAACGCTGTTATGTTCTATGCAGAGACCATCTTTGAGGAAGCCAAGTTCAAG GAGAGCAGCCTGGCCTCGGTCATCGTGGGCATCATCCAGGTGCTGTTCACGGCCGTGGCAGCCCTTGTCATGGACAGAGCTGGGCGGAGGCTGCTCCTGGCCTTGTCAG GTGTGATCATGGTGTTCAGCACCAGTGCCTTTGGTGCCTACTTCAAGCTGACGCAGGGTCCCCCCAGCAACTCCTCGCACATGGACCTCTTGGCGCCTGTCTCCTTGGAGCCCGCAGAGGCcagtgtggggctggcctggctggcGGTGGGCAGTGTGTGCCTCTTCATCATCG GCTTCGCTGTGGGCTGGGGACCCATCCCCTGGCTCCTCATGTCTGAGATCTTCCCTCTGCACGTCAAGGGCTTGGCCACTGGCGTCTGCGTCCTTACCAACTGGCTCATGGCCTTTCTGGTGACAAAAGAGTTCAGCAGCCTCATG GAGGTGCTCAGGCCCTACGGTGCCTTCTGGCTCGCATCTGCCTTCTGCATCCTCAGTGtccttttcactttgttctgTGTTCCTGAAACCAAAGGAAAGACTTTGGAACAAATCACAGCCCATTTTGAGGGGCGATGA
- the SLC2A8 gene encoding solute carrier family 2, facilitated glucose transporter member 8 isoform X5, whose product MSGRPEQALAADMTPEDPEETQPLLGRPGGSAPRGRRVFLAAFAAALGPLSFGFALGYSSPAIPSLQRAGPPAPRLDAAAASWFGAIVTLGAAAGGVLGGWLVDRAGRKLSLLLCTVPFVAGFAIITAAQDVWMLLGGRLLTGLACGIASLVAPVYISEIAYPAVRGLLGSCVQLMVVTGILLAYLAGWVLEWRWLAVLGCVPPSFMLLLMCCMPETPRFLLTQHKRQEAMAALQFLWGSEQGWEEPPVRAEHQDFHLAQLRNPGIYKPFAIGILLMAFQQLSGINAVMFYAETIFEEAKFKESSLASVIVGIIQVLFTAVAALVMDRAGRRLLLALSGVIMVFSTSAFGAYFKLTQGPPSNSSHMDLLAPVSLEPAEASVGLAWLAVGSVCLFIIGGAQALRCLLARICLLHPQCPFHFVLCS is encoded by the exons ATGTCAGGGCGGCCGGAGCAGGCGTTGGCCGCGGACATGACGCCTGAGGACCCGGAGGAGACCCAGCCGCTCCTGGGGCGGCCCGGCGGCAG CGCTCCCCGCGGCCGCCGCGTCTTCCTCGCTGCCTTCGCCGCCGCCCTGGGCCCGCTCAGCTTCGGCTTCGCGCTCGGCTACAGCTCCCCCGCCATCCCGAGCCTGCAGCGCGCCGGGCCCCCGGCCCCGCGCCTCGACGCCGCCGCCGCATCCTGGTTCGGG gCCATCGTAACCCTGGGCGCCGCGGCGGGGGGCGTGCTGGGCGGCTGGCTCGTGGACCGCGCTGGCCGCAAACTGAGCCTCCTGCTCTGCACCGTGCCCTTCGTGGCCGGCTTTGCCATCATCACCGCGGCCCAGGACGTGTGGATGCTGCTCGGTGGCCGCCTCCTTACCGGCCTGGCCTGCGGCATTGCCTCGCTAGTGGCCCCG GTCTATATCTCTGAAATTGCCTACCCCGCAGTGCGGGGGCTGCTCGGCTCCTGTGTGCAGCTGATGGTCGTGACAGGCATCCTCCTAGCCTACCTGGCAG GCTGGGTCCTGGAGTGGCGCTGGctggctgtgctgggctgtgtgCCCCCCTCCTTCATGCTGCTGCTCATGTGCTGCATGCCCGAGACCCCACGCTTCTTGCTGACTCAGCACAAGCGCCAGGAAGCCATGGCTGCCCTGCAGTTCCTGTGGGGTTCCGAGCAGGGCTGGGAAGAGCCCCCTGTCAGGGCTGAGCACCAG GACTTCCACCTGGCCCAGCTGAGGAATCCTGGCATCTACAAGCCCTTCGCCATTGGCATTTTGCTGATGGCCTTCCAGCAGCTGTCGGGGATCAACGCTGTTATGTTCTATGCAGAGACCATCTTTGAGGAAGCCAAGTTCAAG GAGAGCAGCCTGGCCTCGGTCATCGTGGGCATCATCCAGGTGCTGTTCACGGCCGTGGCAGCCCTTGTCATGGACAGAGCTGGGCGGAGGCTGCTCCTGGCCTTGTCAG GTGTGATCATGGTGTTCAGCACCAGTGCCTTTGGTGCCTACTTCAAGCTGACGCAGGGTCCCCCCAGCAACTCCTCGCACATGGACCTCTTGGCGCCTGTCTCCTTGGAGCCCGCAGAGGCcagtgtggggctggcctggctggcGGTGGGCAGTGTGTGCCTCTTCATCATCG GAGGTGCTCAGGCCCTACGGTGCCTTCTGGCTCGCATCTGCCTTCTGCATCCTCAGTGtccttttcactttgttctgTGTTCCTGA
- the ZNF79 gene encoding zinc finger protein 79 isoform X2 — MVAGLLTAGPHGSMPFGSVTEACTQEGWRHSVPAPQDRFKEGIPEKSRNLVLLGLPVSQAGMNSQLEQREGSWVLEGEGLRSPCPDQKIVSESPPKQDISGESFRDSSVEMPPGELGHRNSALGKSFNLRPVLSPQQKLATEVRPQKWETHRQSFRKEADVMKPHRAKPYACNECGKAFSYCSSLSQHQKSHTGEKPYECNECGKAFSQSSSLIQHQRIHTGEKPYRCGECGRAFSQNANLTKHQRTHTGEKPYKCGECEKAFGDCSALVQHQRIHTGEKPYECGDCGKAFRHSANLTNHQRTHTGEKPYKCSECGKAFSYCAAFIQHQRIHTGEKPYKCSMCGKAFSQSANLTNHQRTHTGERPYKCGECGKAFSQSTNLIIHQKTHTGEKPYQCNECGKYFSESSALIRHHIIHTGEKPYECNECGKAFNQSSSLSQHQRTHTGVKPYGCSECGKAFRCSSAFVRHQQLHAGE, encoded by the exons atggTGGCTGGCCTCCTCACAGCTGGCCCCCAC GGATCCATGCCCTTCGGCAGTGTGACTGAAGCTTGTACCCAGGAGGGGTGGAGGCACTCGGTCCCTGCTCCGCAGGACAGGTTCAAGGAAGGGATACCAGAAAAGTCCAGAAACCTGGTCCTACTGG gacttccagtatccCAGGCTGGCATGAACTCTCAGTTGGAGCAAAGGGAAGGCTCGTGGGTGCTGGAGGGAGAAGGCCTAAGGAGTCCCTGTCCAG aCCAGAAGATTGTATCTGAATCACCACCCAAGCAAGACATTTCTGGAGAATCATTCCGAGACTCAAGTGTAGAGATGCCCCCTGGGGAGTTAGGTCACAGGAACAGTGCGCTGGGGAAGAGCTTCAATCTGAGACCAGTCCTCTCTCCACAACAGAAACTTGCCACAGAAGTGAGACCCCAGAAATGGGAAACACATAGACAGAGCTTCAGGAAGGAGGCAGACGTGATGAAACCTCACAGAGCAAAACCATACGCGTGTAACGAATGTGGCAAAGCCTTCAGTTACTGTTCTTCCCTTTCTCAGCATCAGAAGAgccacactggggagaagccaTACGAGTGCAacgaatgtgggaaggccttcagccAGAGCTCCTCTCTCATTCAGCACCAGAggattcacactggagagaagccttaCAGATGTGGTGAGTGCGGGAGAGCCTTCAGCCAGAATGCAAACCTCACCAAACACCAGCGGACGCACACTGGAGAAAAGCCCTACAAGTGCGGTGAGTGTGAGAAAGCCTTCGGTGACTGCTCTGCCCTCGTCcagcatcagagaattcacaccggagagaagccctatgaatgcgGCGACTGTGGGAAGGCCTTCCGACACAGTGCGAATCTCACAAACCACCAGAGGACTCACACGGGGGAGAAGCCCTACAAGTGCAGcgagtgtgggaaggccttcagttACTGTGCGGCGTTCATTCAGCATCAGAGAATCCACACAGGCGAGAAACCCTACAAGTGTAGCatgtgtgggaaggccttcagccAGAGCGCAAACCTCACTAACCATCAGAGgactcacactggagagagacCCTACAAGTGCGGcgagtgtgggaaggccttcagccAAAGTACGAATCTTATAATCCACCAAAAgacccacactggggagaagccgTATCAGTGTAACGAATGTGGGAAGTACTTCAGTGAGAGCTCAGCCCTCATTCGACATCACATCAttcacacaggagaaaaaccctACGAGTGCAATGAGTGTGGAAAGGCATTTAACCAGAGTTCATCCCTCAGTCAGcatcagagaactcacactgGTGTGAAGCCCTATGGATGTAGcgagtgtgggaaggccttcaggtGTAGCTCGGCCTTCGTTAGGCATCAGCAACTCCATGCTGGAGAGTAA
- the SLC2A8 gene encoding solute carrier family 2, facilitated glucose transporter member 8 isoform X4, with translation MVVTGILLAYLAGWVLEWRWLAVLGCVPPSFMLLLMCCMPETPRFLLTQHKRQEAMAALQFLWGSEQGWEEPPVRAEHQDFHLAQLRNPGIYKPFAIGILLMAFQQLSGINAVMFYAETIFEEAKFKESSLASVIVGIIQVLFTAVAALVMDRAGRRLLLALSGVIMVFSTSAFGAYFKLTQGPPSNSSHMDLLAPVSLEPAEASVGLAWLAVGSVCLFIIGFAVGWGPIPWLLMSEIFPLHVKGLATGVCVLTNWLMAFLVTKEFSSLMEVLRPYGAFWLASAFCILSVLFTLFCVPETKGKTLEQITAHFEGR, from the exons ATGGTCGTGACAGGCATCCTCCTAGCCTACCTGGCAG GCTGGGTCCTGGAGTGGCGCTGGctggctgtgctgggctgtgtgCCCCCCTCCTTCATGCTGCTGCTCATGTGCTGCATGCCCGAGACCCCACGCTTCTTGCTGACTCAGCACAAGCGCCAGGAAGCCATGGCTGCCCTGCAGTTCCTGTGGGGTTCCGAGCAGGGCTGGGAAGAGCCCCCTGTCAGGGCTGAGCACCAG GACTTCCACCTGGCCCAGCTGAGGAATCCTGGCATCTACAAGCCCTTCGCCATTGGCATTTTGCTGATGGCCTTCCAGCAGCTGTCGGGGATCAACGCTGTTATGTTCTATGCAGAGACCATCTTTGAGGAAGCCAAGTTCAAG GAGAGCAGCCTGGCCTCGGTCATCGTGGGCATCATCCAGGTGCTGTTCACGGCCGTGGCAGCCCTTGTCATGGACAGAGCTGGGCGGAGGCTGCTCCTGGCCTTGTCAG GTGTGATCATGGTGTTCAGCACCAGTGCCTTTGGTGCCTACTTCAAGCTGACGCAGGGTCCCCCCAGCAACTCCTCGCACATGGACCTCTTGGCGCCTGTCTCCTTGGAGCCCGCAGAGGCcagtgtggggctggcctggctggcGGTGGGCAGTGTGTGCCTCTTCATCATCG GCTTCGCTGTGGGCTGGGGACCCATCCCCTGGCTCCTCATGTCTGAGATCTTCCCTCTGCACGTCAAGGGCTTGGCCACTGGCGTCTGCGTCCTTACCAACTGGCTCATGGCCTTTCTGGTGACAAAAGAGTTCAGCAGCCTCATG GAGGTGCTCAGGCCCTACGGTGCCTTCTGGCTCGCATCTGCCTTCTGCATCCTCAGTGtccttttcactttgttctgTGTTCCTGAAACCAAAGGAAAGACTTTGGAACAAATCACAGCCCATTTTGAGGGGCGATGA